In a genomic window of Lepisosteus oculatus isolate fLepOcu1 chromosome 5, fLepOcu1.hap2, whole genome shotgun sequence:
- the zwilch gene encoding protein zwilch homolog: protein MVMKIITETKKFSQFLLGYQEEWKDSVDPVFYEDELQIQITGQGSRSPLRSFWSGNQPTFICERAVPTPASEGENVGDCLPNASLLMTDEEVTPLPLSVLKARQVISRYVLSQNPNVPQLAGAGEPGAALYPLWVRCDMSDPEGTCWLGADAIRSGSKVTAVNLHTVTCKGPAMRKETLITLDELKQAHKSRHHASTVATRGCAQYDLFGSTVVENTVIESQSSVTVDFTWNSVESILQTPPLTSTATLNIKVTSGDMRSPVYQLYKELEFIQVLAEGLRTGVTEWPEPLETNPAVELTKALIEDLRNKVKSVQNQSAKEKEPKKEMNDSNTVDGSIRIAFLTERGDLDFVEQLWSKMRKSVTSYQDIVDCLTLVIQALKFGDIQPWIHRGSSSSLSKLVLQSYHGQMGSVSLTGLTPVHMLLEVGLDKMRKDYINYFIGQELSTLNYLSYYLSSEVDLQEQVERLKKLHHLLEIVVNCSTFLSLSHQHLFPLTQSCLQFYKTHPYDEDHSFQLQIRPTVISSFYQKEHPQTWRVEVSSGHGPQEVKTTWQLSDKPPVDHVAFNMADVPFEVTVNGENEEPMYFTTVVSCSQVSFT from the exons ATGGTAATGAAGATAATCACCGAAACGAAGAAGTTCTCTCAGTTTCTTTT ggGTTATCAAGAGGAATGGAAGGACTCAGTAGATCCTGTCTTCTATGAG GATGAGCTCCAGATCCAGATCACAGGCCAAGGAAGCAGAAGCCCGCTGCGCAGCTTCTGGAGCGGGAACCAGCCCACGTTCATCTGTGAGAGAGCG gTTCCAACTCCTGCCTCTGAAGGTGAAAATGTGGGAGATTGTCTTCCCAATGCGTCCTTGCTTATGACAGATGAAGAAGTGACACCCCTGCCCCTCTCTGTTCTCAAAGCCAG GCAGGTGATTTCGCGGTACGTACTGTCTCAGAACCCCAACGTGCCGCAGCTGGCGGGCGCAGGGGAGCCGGGTGCAGCCCTGTACCCCCTGTGGGTGCGCTGCGACATGTCTGACCCCGAGGGCACCTGCTGGCTGGGCGCGGACGCAATCAGGAGTGGCAGCAAAGTCACTGCAGTCAACCTGCACACCGTCACCTGCAAAG GTCCAGCCATGAGAAAAGAAACTTTGATTACCCTGGATGAACTGAAACAGGCTCACAAGAGCAGACACCACGCATCGACT GTGGCGACCAGGGGCTGTGCGCAGTACGACCTGTTTGGCTCCACCGTGGTGGAAAACACCGTGATTGAGTCCCAGAGCAGCGTGACCGTGGACTTCACCTGGAACAGTGTCGAGAGCATCCTGCAGACACCCCCACTCACCTCCACCGCCACCCTG AACATCAAGGTGACAAGTGGAGACATGCGGAGCCCTGTGTATCAGCTGTACAAGGAGCTGGAGTTCATCCAA GTTTTAGCTGAAGGCTTGAGAACAGGCGTAACAGAGTGGCCTGAACCGCTTGAAACCAATCCAGCTGTGGAGCTCACCAAGGCTCTTATAGAGG ATCTAAGGAATAAAGTGAAGTCCGTTCAGAACCAATCAGCGAAAGAGAAAGAG CCAAAGAAAGAGATGAATGATTCGAACACTGTGGACGGCTCAATCCGGATCGCTTTCCTCACGGAGCGGGGAGATCTGGATTTCGTAGAGCAGCTGTGGTCAAAAATGAGGAAGA GCGTTACATCTTATCAGGACATTGTGGACTGCCTAACATTGGTAATCCAGGCCTTGAAATTTGGTGACATTCAGCCTTGG ATTCACAGGGGCAGCAGCAGCTCCCTTAGTAAGCTGGTCCTGCAGTCCTACCATGGTCAAATgggctctgtctctctcactggaCTGACTCCAGTCCACATGCTGCTGGAGGTGGGCCTGGACAAGATGAGGAAGGACTACATCAACTACTTCATAG ggcAAGAACTTTCAACATTAAACTACCTG AGTTATTATCTCAGCTCAGAAGTGGATCTTCAGGAGCAGGTGGAGCGATTGAAGAAACTGCACCATCTGCTGGAGATCGTGGTGAACTGCAGTACCTTCCTGAGCCTCTCACACCAACACCTCTTCCCTCTGACACA gtcCTGCTTGCAGTTTTACAAAACACACCCATATGACGAAGACCACTCGTTTCAGTTGCAGATCAGACCCACAGTGATCAGCAGCTTCTATCAGAA GGAGCACCCTCAGACCTGGAGAGTGGAGGTGTCCAGTGGCCACGGGCCACAGGAGGTGAAGACCACATGGCAGCTCAGCGACAAGCCCCCAGTGGACCACGTGGCCTTCAACATGGCAG ATGTCCCCTTTGAAGTCACTGTAAATGGAGAAAATGAAGAGCCTATGTATTTCACCACAGTCGTCAGCTGTAGCCAAGTCAGCTTTACTTGA
- the lctlb gene encoding lactase-like protein isoform X1, with protein sequence MLSRCALGASHVLVLVLCLSAAEDFDWTKNDRGSFYYGIFPTGFSWGSGSSAYQTEGAWDKDGKGMSIWDVFSHKKGKVLHNETGDSSCDGYHKVKEDIGLMKELKLNHYRFSISWPRIMPTGIKSDHVNEKGIKYYDDLINLLLENQITPIVTLYHWDLPQVLQEKYGGWQNVSMVNYFNDYANLCFERFGNRVKYWITFNNPWSIAVEGYETGEHAPGLRLRGTGPYRAAHHIIKAHAKVWHTYDMQWRSKQKGLLGISLAADWGEPIDITSRKDIEAAERYVQFYLGWFATPIFNGDYPQVMKDYVGRKSAQQGLGSSRLPVFSSQEKSYIKGTCDFLGVGHFTTRYISQKNYMSSEGPSYFTDRDLAELVDPRWPDPGSEWLYSVPWGFRRLLNFIKTQYGNPMVYVTENGVSEKMMCTDLCDYWRIQYYKDYINEMLKAIKDGVNVKGYTAWSLLDKFEWDEGYSERFGLYYVDFRNKNKPRYPKASVQYYKRIISSNGFPNQREVENWKRKATETCSTSNQLLAAEEQRTTAANILRLIHDPLISHMEMVTEIVVPTVCTLCILLSAVFLMFLLRRRN encoded by the exons ATGCTGTCACGCTGCGCGCTCGGGGCGAGCCATGTGCTTGTGCTGGTGCTGTGTCTGTCTGCGGCTGAGGACTTCGACTGGACAAAGAACGACCGCGGCTCTTTCTATTATGGAATTTTTCCAACTG GTTTTTCGTGGGGTTCCGGCAGTTCAGCCTATCAGACAGAAGGAGCCTGGGACAAGGATGGCAAAGGAATGAGCATCTGGGACGTCTTCTCCCACAAGAAGGGCAAAGTGCTCCACAACGAGACGGGAGACTCCTCCTGCGACGGCTACCACAAGGTCAAG GAGGACATTGGGCTCATGAAGGAGCTGAAATTAAACCACTACCGCTTTTCCATCTCTTGGCCTAGAATCATGCCAACAGGAATCAAAT CCGACCACGTGAACGAGAAAGGGATAAAGTACTACGACGACCTGATTAATCTTCTTCTGGAGAACCAGATCACCCCCATCGTCACCCTGTACCACTGGGACCTCCCTCAG GTCTTACAAGAGAAATACGGTGGGTGGCAGAATGTAAGCATGGTCAACTACTTTAATGACTACGCCAACCTGTGTTTTGAGAGGTTTGGAAACCGAGTGAAATACTGGATCACATTCAACAATCCATGG tctaTAGCCGTGGAGGGCTACGAAACAGGGGAACACGCACCTGGGCTGAGGTTAAGGGGCACTGGCCCTTACAGAGCAGCTCATCACATTATAAAG GCACACGCAAAGGTTTGGCACACGTATGATATGCAGTGGCGGAGCAAACAGAAAG GCCTTCTGGGAATCTCTCTGGCCGCGGACTGGGGAGAACCAATCGACATCACCAGCCGGAAAGACATCGAGGCGGCCGAGAGATACGTCCAGTTCTATCTCGGATGGTTTGCCACTCCTATTTTTAACGGCGACTACCCTCAAGTGATGAAAGACTATGTTG GGAGGAAAAGTGCACAGCAGGGCCTGGGGAGCTCCAGGCTGCCGGTCTTCTCATCCCAGGAGAAGAGTTACATCAAGGGCACCTGTGACTTCCTGGGCGTCGGGCACTTCACCACCCGCTACATCTCCCAGAAGAACTACATGTCCAGCGAAGGACCCAGCTACTTCACTGACCGAGACCTGGCCGAGCTGGTGGACCCCCGCTGGCCTGATCCTGGGTCCGAGTGGCTCTACTCTGTGCCCTGGGGCTTCCGGCGCCTGCTCAACTTCATCAAG ACTCAGTATGGGAATCCTATGGTCTACGTGACAGAGAATGGAGTGTCAGAAAAGATGATGTGTACAGACCTCTGCGATTACTGGAGAATACAGTACTATAAGGATTACATTAATGAGATGCTGAAAG CCATCAAGGACGGCGTGAACGTGAAGGGGTACACGGCCTGGTCGCTGCTGGACAAGTTCGAGTGGGACGAGGGCTATTCCGAGAGGTTCGGCCTGTACTACGTGGACTTCAGAAACAAGAACAAGCCGCGCTACCCCAAGGCCTCCGTCCAGTACTACAAAAGGATCATCAGCTCCAATGGATTCCCCAACCAGAGGGAG GTGGAGAACTGGAAGCGGAAGGCCACAGAGACGTGCTCAACCAGCAACCAGCTTCTAGCCGCAG AGGAACAGCGGACTACTGCTGCCAATATTCTAAGACTAATTCATG ATCCCCTGATCAGCCACATGGAAATGGTGACAGAGATCGTCGTCCCCACTGTGTGTACCCTCTGTATCCTGCTCAGTGCCGTGTTCCTCATGTTTCTTCTCCGCAGACGCAACTAG
- the lctlb gene encoding lactase-like protein isoform X4: MSIWDVFSHKKGKVLHNETGDSSCDGYHKVKEDIGLMKELKLNHYRFSISWPRIMPTGIKSDHVNEKGIKYYDDLINLLLENQITPIVTLYHWDLPQVLQEKYGGWQNVSMVNYFNDYANLCFERFGNRVKYWITFNNPWSIAVEGYETGEHAPGLRLRGTGPYRAAHHIIKAHAKVWHTYDMQWRSKQKGLLGISLAADWGEPIDITSRKDIEAAERYVQFYLGWFATPIFNGDYPQVMKDYVGRKSAQQGLGSSRLPVFSSQEKSYIKGTCDFLGVGHFTTRYISQKNYMSSEGPSYFTDRDLAELVDPRWPDPGSEWLYSVPWGFRRLLNFIKTQYGNPMVYVTENGVSEKMMCTDLCDYWRIQYYKDYINEMLKAIKDGVNVKGYTAWSLLDKFEWDEGYSERFGLYYVDFRNKNKPRYPKASVQYYKRIISSNGFPNQREVENWKRKATETCSTSNQLLAAEEQRTTAANILRLIHDPLISHMEMVTEIVVPTVCTLCILLSAVFLMFLLRRRN; the protein is encoded by the exons ATGAGCATCTGGGACGTCTTCTCCCACAAGAAGGGCAAAGTGCTCCACAACGAGACGGGAGACTCCTCCTGCGACGGCTACCACAAGGTCAAG GAGGACATTGGGCTCATGAAGGAGCTGAAATTAAACCACTACCGCTTTTCCATCTCTTGGCCTAGAATCATGCCAACAGGAATCAAAT CCGACCACGTGAACGAGAAAGGGATAAAGTACTACGACGACCTGATTAATCTTCTTCTGGAGAACCAGATCACCCCCATCGTCACCCTGTACCACTGGGACCTCCCTCAG GTCTTACAAGAGAAATACGGTGGGTGGCAGAATGTAAGCATGGTCAACTACTTTAATGACTACGCCAACCTGTGTTTTGAGAGGTTTGGAAACCGAGTGAAATACTGGATCACATTCAACAATCCATGG tctaTAGCCGTGGAGGGCTACGAAACAGGGGAACACGCACCTGGGCTGAGGTTAAGGGGCACTGGCCCTTACAGAGCAGCTCATCACATTATAAAG GCACACGCAAAGGTTTGGCACACGTATGATATGCAGTGGCGGAGCAAACAGAAAG GCCTTCTGGGAATCTCTCTGGCCGCGGACTGGGGAGAACCAATCGACATCACCAGCCGGAAAGACATCGAGGCGGCCGAGAGATACGTCCAGTTCTATCTCGGATGGTTTGCCACTCCTATTTTTAACGGCGACTACCCTCAAGTGATGAAAGACTATGTTG GGAGGAAAAGTGCACAGCAGGGCCTGGGGAGCTCCAGGCTGCCGGTCTTCTCATCCCAGGAGAAGAGTTACATCAAGGGCACCTGTGACTTCCTGGGCGTCGGGCACTTCACCACCCGCTACATCTCCCAGAAGAACTACATGTCCAGCGAAGGACCCAGCTACTTCACTGACCGAGACCTGGCCGAGCTGGTGGACCCCCGCTGGCCTGATCCTGGGTCCGAGTGGCTCTACTCTGTGCCCTGGGGCTTCCGGCGCCTGCTCAACTTCATCAAG ACTCAGTATGGGAATCCTATGGTCTACGTGACAGAGAATGGAGTGTCAGAAAAGATGATGTGTACAGACCTCTGCGATTACTGGAGAATACAGTACTATAAGGATTACATTAATGAGATGCTGAAAG CCATCAAGGACGGCGTGAACGTGAAGGGGTACACGGCCTGGTCGCTGCTGGACAAGTTCGAGTGGGACGAGGGCTATTCCGAGAGGTTCGGCCTGTACTACGTGGACTTCAGAAACAAGAACAAGCCGCGCTACCCCAAGGCCTCCGTCCAGTACTACAAAAGGATCATCAGCTCCAATGGATTCCCCAACCAGAGGGAG GTGGAGAACTGGAAGCGGAAGGCCACAGAGACGTGCTCAACCAGCAACCAGCTTCTAGCCGCAG AGGAACAGCGGACTACTGCTGCCAATATTCTAAGACTAATTCATG ATCCCCTGATCAGCCACATGGAAATGGTGACAGAGATCGTCGTCCCCACTGTGTGTACCCTCTGTATCCTGCTCAGTGCCGTGTTCCTCATGTTTCTTCTCCGCAGACGCAACTAG
- the lctlb gene encoding lactase-like protein isoform X2: MLSRCALGASHVLVLVLCLSAAEDFDWTKNDRGSFYYGIFPTGFSWGSGSSAYQTEGAWDKDGKGMSIWDVFSHKKGKVLHNETGDSSCDGYHKVKEDIGLMKELKLNHYRFSISWPRIMPTGIKSDHVNEKGIKYYDDLINLLLENQITPIVTLYHWDLPQVLQEKYGGWQNVSMVNYFNDYANLCFERFGNRVKYWITFNNPWSIAVEGYETGEHAPGLRLRGTGPYRAAHHIIKAHAKVWHTYDMQWRSKQKGLLGISLAADWGEPIDITSRKDIEAAERYVQFYLGWFATPIFNGDYPQVMKDYVGRKSAQQGLGSSRLPVFSSQEKSYIKGTCDFLGVGHFTTRYISQKNYMSSEGPSYFTDRDLAELVDPRWPDPGSEWLYSVPWGFRRLLNFIKTQYGNPMVYVTENGVSEKMMCTDLCDYWRIQYYKDYINEMLKAIKDGVNVKGYTAWSLLDKFEWDEGYSERFGLYYVDFRNKNKPRYPKASVQYYKRIISSNGFPNQREVENWKRKATETCSTSNQLLAADPLISHMEMVTEIVVPTVCTLCILLSAVFLMFLLRRRN, encoded by the exons ATGCTGTCACGCTGCGCGCTCGGGGCGAGCCATGTGCTTGTGCTGGTGCTGTGTCTGTCTGCGGCTGAGGACTTCGACTGGACAAAGAACGACCGCGGCTCTTTCTATTATGGAATTTTTCCAACTG GTTTTTCGTGGGGTTCCGGCAGTTCAGCCTATCAGACAGAAGGAGCCTGGGACAAGGATGGCAAAGGAATGAGCATCTGGGACGTCTTCTCCCACAAGAAGGGCAAAGTGCTCCACAACGAGACGGGAGACTCCTCCTGCGACGGCTACCACAAGGTCAAG GAGGACATTGGGCTCATGAAGGAGCTGAAATTAAACCACTACCGCTTTTCCATCTCTTGGCCTAGAATCATGCCAACAGGAATCAAAT CCGACCACGTGAACGAGAAAGGGATAAAGTACTACGACGACCTGATTAATCTTCTTCTGGAGAACCAGATCACCCCCATCGTCACCCTGTACCACTGGGACCTCCCTCAG GTCTTACAAGAGAAATACGGTGGGTGGCAGAATGTAAGCATGGTCAACTACTTTAATGACTACGCCAACCTGTGTTTTGAGAGGTTTGGAAACCGAGTGAAATACTGGATCACATTCAACAATCCATGG tctaTAGCCGTGGAGGGCTACGAAACAGGGGAACACGCACCTGGGCTGAGGTTAAGGGGCACTGGCCCTTACAGAGCAGCTCATCACATTATAAAG GCACACGCAAAGGTTTGGCACACGTATGATATGCAGTGGCGGAGCAAACAGAAAG GCCTTCTGGGAATCTCTCTGGCCGCGGACTGGGGAGAACCAATCGACATCACCAGCCGGAAAGACATCGAGGCGGCCGAGAGATACGTCCAGTTCTATCTCGGATGGTTTGCCACTCCTATTTTTAACGGCGACTACCCTCAAGTGATGAAAGACTATGTTG GGAGGAAAAGTGCACAGCAGGGCCTGGGGAGCTCCAGGCTGCCGGTCTTCTCATCCCAGGAGAAGAGTTACATCAAGGGCACCTGTGACTTCCTGGGCGTCGGGCACTTCACCACCCGCTACATCTCCCAGAAGAACTACATGTCCAGCGAAGGACCCAGCTACTTCACTGACCGAGACCTGGCCGAGCTGGTGGACCCCCGCTGGCCTGATCCTGGGTCCGAGTGGCTCTACTCTGTGCCCTGGGGCTTCCGGCGCCTGCTCAACTTCATCAAG ACTCAGTATGGGAATCCTATGGTCTACGTGACAGAGAATGGAGTGTCAGAAAAGATGATGTGTACAGACCTCTGCGATTACTGGAGAATACAGTACTATAAGGATTACATTAATGAGATGCTGAAAG CCATCAAGGACGGCGTGAACGTGAAGGGGTACACGGCCTGGTCGCTGCTGGACAAGTTCGAGTGGGACGAGGGCTATTCCGAGAGGTTCGGCCTGTACTACGTGGACTTCAGAAACAAGAACAAGCCGCGCTACCCCAAGGCCTCCGTCCAGTACTACAAAAGGATCATCAGCTCCAATGGATTCCCCAACCAGAGGGAG GTGGAGAACTGGAAGCGGAAGGCCACAGAGACGTGCTCAACCAGCAACCAGCTTCTAGCCGCAG ATCCCCTGATCAGCCACATGGAAATGGTGACAGAGATCGTCGTCCCCACTGTGTGTACCCTCTGTATCCTGCTCAGTGCCGTGTTCCTCATGTTTCTTCTCCGCAGACGCAACTAG
- the lctlb gene encoding lactase-like protein isoform X3 has protein sequence MLSRCALGASHVLVLVLCLSAAEDFDWTKNDRGSFYYGIFPTGFSWGSGSSAYQTEGAWDKDGKGMSIWDVFSHKKGKVLHNETGDSSCDGYHKVKEDIGLMKELKLNHYRFSISWPRIMPTGIKSDHVNEKGIKYYDDLINLLLENQITPIVTLYHWDLPQVLQEKYGGWQNVSMVNYFNDYANLCFERFGNRVKYWITFNNPWSIAVEGYETGEHAPGLRLRGTGPYRAAHHIIKAHAKVWHTYDMQWRSKQKGLLGISLAADWGEPIDITSRKDIEAAERYVQFYLGWFATPIFNGDYPQVMKDYVGRKSAQQGLGSSRLPVFSSQEKSYIKGTCDFLGVGHFTTRYISQKNYMSSEGPSYFTDRDLAELVDPRWPDPGSEWLYSVPWGFRRLLNFIKTQYGNPMVYVTENGVSEKMMCTDLCDYWRIQYYKDYINEMLKAIKDGVNVKGYTAWSLLDKFEWDEGYSERFGLYYVDFRNKNKPRYPKASVQYYKRIISSNGFPNQREVENWKRKATETCSTSNQLLAAARRKSKENQENAEMPKVWPVHDEV, from the exons ATGCTGTCACGCTGCGCGCTCGGGGCGAGCCATGTGCTTGTGCTGGTGCTGTGTCTGTCTGCGGCTGAGGACTTCGACTGGACAAAGAACGACCGCGGCTCTTTCTATTATGGAATTTTTCCAACTG GTTTTTCGTGGGGTTCCGGCAGTTCAGCCTATCAGACAGAAGGAGCCTGGGACAAGGATGGCAAAGGAATGAGCATCTGGGACGTCTTCTCCCACAAGAAGGGCAAAGTGCTCCACAACGAGACGGGAGACTCCTCCTGCGACGGCTACCACAAGGTCAAG GAGGACATTGGGCTCATGAAGGAGCTGAAATTAAACCACTACCGCTTTTCCATCTCTTGGCCTAGAATCATGCCAACAGGAATCAAAT CCGACCACGTGAACGAGAAAGGGATAAAGTACTACGACGACCTGATTAATCTTCTTCTGGAGAACCAGATCACCCCCATCGTCACCCTGTACCACTGGGACCTCCCTCAG GTCTTACAAGAGAAATACGGTGGGTGGCAGAATGTAAGCATGGTCAACTACTTTAATGACTACGCCAACCTGTGTTTTGAGAGGTTTGGAAACCGAGTGAAATACTGGATCACATTCAACAATCCATGG tctaTAGCCGTGGAGGGCTACGAAACAGGGGAACACGCACCTGGGCTGAGGTTAAGGGGCACTGGCCCTTACAGAGCAGCTCATCACATTATAAAG GCACACGCAAAGGTTTGGCACACGTATGATATGCAGTGGCGGAGCAAACAGAAAG GCCTTCTGGGAATCTCTCTGGCCGCGGACTGGGGAGAACCAATCGACATCACCAGCCGGAAAGACATCGAGGCGGCCGAGAGATACGTCCAGTTCTATCTCGGATGGTTTGCCACTCCTATTTTTAACGGCGACTACCCTCAAGTGATGAAAGACTATGTTG GGAGGAAAAGTGCACAGCAGGGCCTGGGGAGCTCCAGGCTGCCGGTCTTCTCATCCCAGGAGAAGAGTTACATCAAGGGCACCTGTGACTTCCTGGGCGTCGGGCACTTCACCACCCGCTACATCTCCCAGAAGAACTACATGTCCAGCGAAGGACCCAGCTACTTCACTGACCGAGACCTGGCCGAGCTGGTGGACCCCCGCTGGCCTGATCCTGGGTCCGAGTGGCTCTACTCTGTGCCCTGGGGCTTCCGGCGCCTGCTCAACTTCATCAAG ACTCAGTATGGGAATCCTATGGTCTACGTGACAGAGAATGGAGTGTCAGAAAAGATGATGTGTACAGACCTCTGCGATTACTGGAGAATACAGTACTATAAGGATTACATTAATGAGATGCTGAAAG CCATCAAGGACGGCGTGAACGTGAAGGGGTACACGGCCTGGTCGCTGCTGGACAAGTTCGAGTGGGACGAGGGCTATTCCGAGAGGTTCGGCCTGTACTACGTGGACTTCAGAAACAAGAACAAGCCGCGCTACCCCAAGGCCTCCGTCCAGTACTACAAAAGGATCATCAGCTCCAATGGATTCCCCAACCAGAGGGAG GTGGAGAACTGGAAGCGGAAGGCCACAGAGACGTGCTCAACCAGCAACCAGCTTCTAGCCGCAG CTAGAAGAAAATCCAAGGAAAATCAGGAAAATGCAGAAATGCCAAAGGTTTGGCCAGTGCATGATGAAGTTTAG